A stretch of Telopea speciosissima isolate NSW1024214 ecotype Mountain lineage chromosome 11, Tspe_v1, whole genome shotgun sequence DNA encodes these proteins:
- the LOC122645464 gene encoding GABA transporter 1-like isoform X1, whose product MTETRKEEESQLAPNKELDAGALFVLKSRGSWIHCGYHLTTAIVGPPVLSLPFTLAMLGWTAGVFCVTVGAVVTFYSYNLLSVVLEHYAELGQRQLRFRDMATQILGSKWGRYYVGPLQFTVCYAAVAVCILLGGQSLKAIYVLSTTNEKMKLYEFVVIFGGFMLILAQIPSFHSLRHINLVSLILYLAYSLCTVVGSIYIGKSKNTTHKNYSVNGHGVNQMYAIFNAISITATTYGNGILPEIQATIAPPVKGKMFKGLCVCYAVIVTTFFSVAISGYWAFGNQAQSIILSNFIVDGNPLVPKWFILMSNIFTLLQVSAITVVYLQPTNEIFEQKFADPKSPQFSSRNIMPRLVSRSFSVVVATIIAAMFPFFGDIMALIGAFGCIPLDFVLPMVFYNVTFQPSKRDLIFWINTFIAVIFSALVVLGAISSVRQIILDSNTYHLFANV is encoded by the exons ATGactgaaacaagaaaagaagaggaatccCAACTCGCTCCAAACAAAGAGCTTGATGCCGGAGCTCTCTTCGTTCTCAAATCCAGag GATCATGGATACACTGTGGGTACCATCTAACGACGGCGATTGTGGGTCCGCCGGTCCTGAGTCTACCCTTTACACTAGCGATGTTGGGCTGGACCGCCGGAGTTTTCTGCGTAACGGTTGGAGCTGTTGTGACCTTCTATTCCTACAACCTTCTCTCAGTTGTGTTGGAACACTATGCAGAGCTTGGGCAGCGCCAGCTTCGGTTTAGAGACATGGCCACTCAGATTCTAG GATCAAAGTGGGGCCGGTATTATGTGGGCCCACTTCAGTTCACTGTATGCTATGCTGCAGTTGCTGTTTGCATTCTTCTTGGTGGACAGAGCCTTAAG GCAATTTATGTACTCTCCACCACAAATGAGAAGATGAAGCTTTATGAATTTGTAGTAATTTTCGGAGGCTTCATGCTGATTTTGGCTCAAATCCCATCTTTCCACTCCTTGAGGCACATCAATCTTGTTTCATTAATTCTTTATCTTGCTTATAGCCTTTGTACAGTTGTTGGTTCAATCTACATTG GAAAATCTAAAAACACAACACACAAGAACTATTCTGTGAATGGTCATGGTGTAAATCAAATGTATGCCATCTTTAATGCCATCTCGATCACTGCTACTACATATGGGAATGGAATCCTACCTGAAATACAG GCAACCATAGCCCCTCCAGTCAAGGGGAAGATGTTCAAAGGATTATGTGTATGTTATGCAGTAATAGTAACAACTTTCTTCAGTGTTGCTATCTCGGGGTATTGGGCATTTGGCAATCAAGCTCAATCAATTATTCTCAGCAATTTCATTGTTGATGGAAACCCTTTAGTTCCCAAGTGGTTTATTTTGATGTCTAACATCTTCACTCTTCTGCAAGTATCAGCCATAACTGTG GTTTATTTGCAACCAACAAATGAGATTTTTGAGCAGAAATTTGCAGATCCAAAGAGCCCTCAATTTTCAAGCCGCAACATCATGCCAAGGTTAGTTTCTAGGTCTTTTTCAGTGGTTGTGGCTACAATCATCGCTGCCATGTTTCCATTCTTTGGAGACATTATGGCCCTCATTGGAGCATTTGGGTGCATTCCATTAGACTTTGTTTTACCAATGGTTTTTTATAATGTAACATTTCAACCATCCAAAAGGGATCTCATTTTCTGGATAAACACATTCATCGCTGTCATCTTCTCTGCCTTGGTGGTGTTGGGAGCAATTTCATCTGTTCGGCAAATAATTCTTGATTCCAACACTTATCACTTGTTTGCTAATGTGTAA
- the LOC122645464 gene encoding GABA transporter 1-like isoform X3 produces MGTYVRGSKWGRYYVGPLQFTVCYAAVAVCILLGGQSLKAIYVLSTTNEKMKLYEFVVIFGGFMLILAQIPSFHSLRHINLVSLILYLAYSLCTVVGSIYIGKSKNTTHKNYSVNGHGVNQMYAIFNAISITATTYGNGILPEIQATIAPPVKGKMFKGLCVCYAVIVTTFFSVAISGYWAFGNQAQSIILSNFIVDGNPLVPKWFILMSNIFTLLQVSAITVVYLQPTNEIFEQKFADPKSPQFSSRNIMPRLVSRSFSVVVATIIAAMFPFFGDIMALIGAFGCIPLDFVLPMVFYNVTFQPSKRDLIFWINTFIAVIFSALVVLGAISSVRQIILDSNTYHLFANV; encoded by the exons GATCAAAGTGGGGCCGGTATTATGTGGGCCCACTTCAGTTCACTGTATGCTATGCTGCAGTTGCTGTTTGCATTCTTCTTGGTGGACAGAGCCTTAAG GCAATTTATGTACTCTCCACCACAAATGAGAAGATGAAGCTTTATGAATTTGTAGTAATTTTCGGAGGCTTCATGCTGATTTTGGCTCAAATCCCATCTTTCCACTCCTTGAGGCACATCAATCTTGTTTCATTAATTCTTTATCTTGCTTATAGCCTTTGTACAGTTGTTGGTTCAATCTACATTG GAAAATCTAAAAACACAACACACAAGAACTATTCTGTGAATGGTCATGGTGTAAATCAAATGTATGCCATCTTTAATGCCATCTCGATCACTGCTACTACATATGGGAATGGAATCCTACCTGAAATACAG GCAACCATAGCCCCTCCAGTCAAGGGGAAGATGTTCAAAGGATTATGTGTATGTTATGCAGTAATAGTAACAACTTTCTTCAGTGTTGCTATCTCGGGGTATTGGGCATTTGGCAATCAAGCTCAATCAATTATTCTCAGCAATTTCATTGTTGATGGAAACCCTTTAGTTCCCAAGTGGTTTATTTTGATGTCTAACATCTTCACTCTTCTGCAAGTATCAGCCATAACTGTG GTTTATTTGCAACCAACAAATGAGATTTTTGAGCAGAAATTTGCAGATCCAAAGAGCCCTCAATTTTCAAGCCGCAACATCATGCCAAGGTTAGTTTCTAGGTCTTTTTCAGTGGTTGTGGCTACAATCATCGCTGCCATGTTTCCATTCTTTGGAGACATTATGGCCCTCATTGGAGCATTTGGGTGCATTCCATTAGACTTTGTTTTACCAATGGTTTTTTATAATGTAACATTTCAACCATCCAAAAGGGATCTCATTTTCTGGATAAACACATTCATCGCTGTCATCTTCTCTGCCTTGGTGGTGTTGGGAGCAATTTCATCTGTTCGGCAAATAATTCTTGATTCCAACACTTATCACTTGTTTGCTAATGTGTAA
- the LOC122645709 gene encoding GABA transporter 1-like, whose protein sequence is MFKGLCVSFTVIATTFFSVSISGYWAFGNLAQSSVFSNFMVNGIPLVPKWFILMSNVFALLQVLAVTVIYLQPTNEIFEKKFADPKSHQFSIRNIMPRLISRSFSVIVATLIAAMFPFFGDIMAFIGAVGCIPLDSVLPMILYNVTFQPSKRGLIFWINTFIAIIFSGLMVLGAISSVRQIILDSKTYHLFANL, encoded by the exons ATGTTCAAAGGATTATGTGTCAGTTTTACAGTAATAGCAACAACTTTCTTCAGTGTTAGTATCTCAGGGTATTGGGCATTTGGCAATCTAGCTCAATCATCTGTTTTCAGCAACTTCATGGTTAATGGAATCCCTTTAGTTCCCAAGTGGTTTATTTTGATGTCCAATGTCTTTGCTCTTCTACAAGTATTAGCAGTAACTGTT ATTTATTTGCAACCAACAAATGAGATTTTTGAGAAGAAATTTGCAGATCCAAAGAGCCATCAATTTTCAATTCGCAACATAATGCCGAGGTTAATTTCTCGGTCTTTTTCAGTGATCGTCGCTACACTCATCGCTGCTATGTTTCCATTCTTTGGAGACATTATGGCCTTCATTGGAGCTGTTGGGTGCATTCCTTTGGACTCTGTTTTACCAATGATTTTGTACAATGTAACATTTCAACCATCTAAAAGGGGTCTCATCTTTTGGATAAACACATTCATCGCGATAATCTTCTCTGGATTGATGGTGTTGGGAGCAATATCATCTGTTCGGCAAATAATTCTTGATTCCAAAACCTATCACTTGTTTGCTAATTTATGA